One window from the genome of Sulfodiicoccus acidiphilus encodes:
- a CDS encoding DUF2250 domain-containing protein, protein MEVLGNELLIKVMRHLRKANIDYGKSVALNVGVPLEEAVAALEELERRGLIERVHGSAVKNTEAKFKLSSEVRKHHTYYRLTRCGEHLLRELERDPVQAYLESLGETDLKVLEVAEKVNVDHALTFAKLTGMSLEEVNRELERLVKLGLMEEDKSKVIKFGERKAKPKRETRTHHKYYRLSRLGELVVRRSRK, encoded by the coding sequence ATAGAGGTGCTCGGGAACGAGCTCTTGATTAAAGTGATGAGGCACCTCAGAAAGGCCAACATAGACTACGGAAAGTCGGTGGCCTTAAACGTTGGGGTACCGCTGGAGGAGGCAGTCGCTGCTCTAGAGGAGCTCGAGAGGAGGGGATTGATTGAGAGGGTCCACGGTTCTGCCGTTAAGAACACCGAGGCTAAGTTCAAGCTTTCCTCCGAGGTGAGGAAACATCATACCTACTACAGGCTCACAAGGTGTGGCGAACACCTTCTGAGAGAACTCGAGAGGGATCCGGTGCAGGCCTACCTTGAATCTCTGGGAGAGACTGACTTGAAGGTGCTGGAAGTTGCGGAGAAGGTCAACGTTGACCACGCGTTGACGTTCGCTAAGCTCACCGGAATGAGTCTGGAGGAAGTGAATAGGGAGCTGGAGAGATTGGTTAAGCTGGGTCTGATGGAGGAGGACAAATCCAAGGTGATAAAGTTCGGGGAAAGAAAGGCCAAACCCAAGAGGGAGACGAGGACTCATCACAAGTACTACAGGTTGAGTAGGCTGGGGGAACTTGTGGTTAGGAGGAGCAGGAAATGA
- a CDS encoding alpha/beta fold hydrolase → MELVDRYAIVAGARIHYVEEGSGKPVILLHGARFNAHTWVEVGTLRALAEAGFRAVALDMPGYGQSQQSPLDPAEFVLRFVDFVDGRAALLGASLGGNVALRASLKDLTKVWALVLVGAVGVVDQGEKLDFLNLPILLVWGKRDEVSPKENYEALQRRGAELKLVGVRHACYLDAPDEFNETVTEFLRKVRP, encoded by the coding sequence ATGGAACTGGTGGATCGATACGCGATCGTCGCTGGAGCGAGGATACACTACGTAGAGGAAGGTTCAGGAAAACCAGTGATCCTCCTTCATGGCGCCAGGTTCAACGCCCACACTTGGGTCGAGGTGGGCACGTTGAGAGCATTGGCGGAAGCTGGCTTCAGAGCAGTGGCGTTGGACATGCCTGGCTACGGCCAGTCTCAGCAATCTCCACTCGACCCCGCTGAGTTCGTCCTCAGGTTCGTCGACTTCGTCGATGGAAGGGCAGCCCTCCTCGGAGCGTCGTTGGGAGGAAACGTAGCACTGAGGGCTTCTCTGAAGGATCTGACCAAGGTGTGGGCCCTCGTACTCGTTGGAGCGGTAGGGGTGGTTGACCAAGGAGAGAAGCTCGACTTCCTTAACCTCCCCATCCTACTCGTGTGGGGAAAGAGGGACGAGGTGTCACCTAAAGAGAACTACGAGGCCCTACAGAGGAGGGGAGCAGAACTGAAGCTGGTCGGGGTGAGACATGCTTGTTACCTAGACGCACCGGACGAATTCAACGAGACGGTGACGGAGTTCCTGAGGAAGGTAAGACCATAG